A region from the Muribaculum gordoncarteri genome encodes:
- a CDS encoding CatA-like O-acetyltransferase, family 2, producing MKEVNPDETTRAYAFHAWMKAPMPMVTLFKTLNVSPLVKYSRKKGLKFNMLMCWCIGKAASRVKEFYMLPVGDKLFSYDTIAVNTIVTNREGEVSSCDLPFSNDLSQFNADYLRLTRQVTESCINHDLTDSMVIGTSALVQYDIDGAVGMYSGIFNNPFIIWGKYRKSLFKTTLTLSFQFHHTQMDGAHAARFLDLLQQEIEQF from the coding sequence ATGAAAGAGGTAAATCCCGATGAAACAACCCGCGCCTACGCGTTCCACGCCTGGATGAAAGCGCCAATGCCCATGGTGACACTGTTCAAAACGCTGAATGTGTCGCCGCTCGTAAAATACAGCCGCAAGAAAGGACTTAAATTCAACATGCTCATGTGCTGGTGCATAGGCAAGGCCGCAAGCCGTGTCAAGGAGTTCTACATGCTGCCGGTGGGCGACAAGCTCTTCAGCTACGACACGATAGCTGTCAACACCATCGTCACCAACCGCGAGGGCGAAGTAAGCTCGTGTGACCTACCCTTCTCCAACGACCTGTCACAGTTCAATGCCGACTACCTGCGCCTTACCCGTCAGGTAACCGAGTCATGCATCAACCACGACCTCACCGACAGCATGGTCATTGGCACCTCGGCACTTGTGCAATACGACATCGACGGCGCGGTGGGGATGTACAGCGGCATTTTCAACAATCCCTTCATCATCTGGGGCAAATACCGCAAAAGCCTGTTCAAGACCACCCTCACACTGTCGTTTCAGTTTCATCACACGCAGATGGACGGCGCCCACGCCGCCCGATTCCTCGACCTGCTTCAACAGGAAATAGAGCAGTTCTGA
- a CDS encoding redox-sensing transcriptional repressor Rex, translating to MTDDKRINQMREQLPEPTLRRLPWYLAYVRLLLDAGVEYVSSTQIAKEINVDASMIAKDLSFLNIKGKTRIGYEVASLVHELQDFLGFKVGHNAVMIGVGSLGGALIHDSGLANYGLRIVAGFDIRHDVVGTTLCGIPIYDISELDQRLATLNAEIGVIAVPIDHAQEVSDLLVKAGIKALWNFTPFRITAPQDVVIQNTSIYAQLAVMYNRMGKQM from the coding sequence ATGACCGACGACAAGCGAATAAATCAAATGAGAGAGCAGCTTCCGGAGCCAACGCTCAGGCGTCTGCCGTGGTATCTTGCCTACGTGAGGCTGTTGCTTGACGCAGGAGTGGAGTATGTGTCGTCGACACAGATAGCCAAGGAGATAAATGTCGATGCGTCGATGATAGCCAAGGACTTATCATTCCTTAATATAAAAGGCAAGACACGCATAGGCTATGAGGTGGCTTCGCTTGTGCATGAGTTGCAGGACTTTCTCGGATTCAAGGTGGGGCATAACGCTGTCATGATAGGCGTTGGCAGCCTTGGCGGCGCCCTGATACATGATTCGGGATTGGCTAACTATGGATTGAGGATAGTCGCGGGATTTGACATTCGTCATGATGTCGTGGGCACAACGCTGTGCGGAATCCCCATATATGATATATCGGAACTCGACCAACGGCTCGCCACATTGAATGCCGAAATAGGCGTGATAGCCGTGCCTATCGATCACGCTCAGGAAGTGAGCGACCTGCTTGTCAAGGCCGGCATCAAGGCTTTGTGGAATTTTACGCCGTTCCGCATTACGGCTCCTCAGGATGTGGTGATACAGAATACTTCGATTTATGCCCAGCTGGCGGTGATGTATAACCGCATGGGAAAGCAAATGTAG
- a CDS encoding FAA hydrolase family protein: MKVLVYGRTPDAPLSGNQRVDLMPDSAIIKDGKPFFVPPFSERWNYRVGIVARICRLGKNIGRKFAPRYVDAVGICLLTEPVDAMERAAAHNALLQAYEGAVILGDISRSEFGVAKVGDIELTLGDEIERIYDIVADASRYCTMKIGDLIVSSSIAGGTLEIGQELTGTIDGTPALTVRVR, translated from the coding sequence ATGAAAGTGCTTGTTTATGGACGGACTCCGGATGCGCCTTTGTCAGGAAACCAGCGGGTGGACCTTATGCCCGATTCGGCAATAATAAAGGACGGCAAGCCGTTTTTTGTACCCCCGTTTTCGGAACGATGGAATTATAGGGTGGGGATTGTGGCAAGGATATGCCGTCTTGGCAAAAACATAGGACGAAAGTTTGCGCCGCGCTATGTCGACGCTGTAGGAATATGCCTGCTTACCGAGCCGGTTGATGCCATGGAGCGTGCTGCGGCACATAACGCTTTGCTGCAGGCCTACGAAGGTGCAGTGATACTTGGCGATATCAGCCGAAGCGAATTCGGCGTAGCCAAGGTGGGCGACATCGAGCTGACCCTTGGTGACGAGATTGAGAGGATATATGACATAGTAGCTGATGCAAGCCGCTATTGCACAATGAAGATAGGCGACTTGATAGTGTCGTCGTCGATTGCCGGCGGCACTCTTGAAATCGGCCAAGAACTCACCGGAACCATCGACGGCACCCCCGCCTTAACCGTGCGGGTAAGGTGA
- a CDS encoding zinc-ribbon domain-containing protein codes for MNNDIESLYSELASLWDNDLNEVRPDSVSIGSHLQAYWSCAICGYSYPREVQNQVKIYRQRGTNNICPICRGKRVIPEFNSLKARHSDIVEAEWDYDKNSVSPDEIAPHTNKKVWWLCPNRHSYPSSPNNKLNGGGDCPYCSHQKVSPETSLSATYPEIAKEWHPTRNNYGPEDVLPQSNIEVWWKCSVCGNEFKKKVYQRIQSPFGCKECNKGRQTSVSEQIVFSFLSQYFPNAVNTYKIDRNTDVDIFLPSINVGIEYDGAIYHKNRLDKDIAKTERIVSHGIKLIRIREEGCPLLCMDGCICVETGDTPNSLEEKLPILLEVLSQMANKHFNLKNFDFQLMLRKLKSEFSTVPYDKSLEAYIEKLQHDGKSLAAIWDKNRNGRLTPRHVTTKSALVVHWLCPNDSTHKGWSAPIHSVVNGYGCKICSNRQRYTTEEWVIEAKKIHGDKYDYSQSRYVDASTSIDIICSIHGIFSPPAGQHLAGRGCPYCAGQAFHHADTITIAYPELAKDWDIENNITKYNITPDKVSYHDTREFYWHCNYGKPHSYRATIWSRINLGSKCAVCHGKQVTYDTSLAYLNPLLAAEWCAENDKTPDEVTPKSDYEALWKCPNPNHPPYRQKVEVRSRGTGCIYCSRYGKKHPKDYEDELKAIHPNIKLLRPFAKTSIRVECQCKICNHVWTPFPYQLLKGKGCPICRK; via the coding sequence ATGAACAACGATATCGAAAGCTTATATTCAGAACTGGCATCATTATGGGACAATGACCTTAATGAGGTAAGGCCAGATAGTGTATCCATCGGTTCACATCTTCAGGCATATTGGAGTTGTGCAATTTGTGGATATTCATATCCACGTGAGGTTCAGAATCAAGTGAAAATATATCGGCAACGAGGAACAAACAATATTTGTCCTATTTGTCGAGGCAAGAGGGTCATTCCAGAGTTCAATAGCCTTAAGGCTCGTCATTCAGATATAGTAGAGGCAGAATGGGACTATGATAAGAATAGTGTTTCTCCAGATGAAATTGCCCCTCATACCAATAAGAAAGTTTGGTGGCTATGTCCTAATAGGCATTCTTATCCAAGTTCGCCCAATAACAAATTAAATGGAGGTGGAGATTGCCCTTATTGTAGCCATCAGAAGGTTTCTCCGGAAACATCTTTGTCCGCTACTTATCCTGAGATTGCTAAAGAATGGCATCCCACTCGGAATAATTATGGCCCTGAGGATGTACTTCCACAAAGCAATATAGAAGTATGGTGGAAATGTTCGGTATGTGGGAATGAATTTAAGAAAAAAGTCTATCAAAGGATACAATCGCCATTTGGATGTAAAGAGTGTAATAAAGGGAGGCAGACTTCTGTATCTGAACAGATTGTGTTTAGCTTTCTTTCCCAATACTTCCCAAATGCCGTAAACACGTATAAGATTGATCGAAATACTGACGTTGATATTTTCTTACCCTCGATAAACGTAGGTATTGAATATGATGGCGCAATATACCACAAAAACAGATTGGATAAAGATATTGCTAAAACGGAAAGGATTGTGTCTCATGGAATCAAACTAATTAGGATTAGAGAAGAAGGATGTCCACTATTGTGTATGGATGGGTGTATCTGCGTTGAAACAGGTGATACCCCAAATTCTTTAGAGGAAAAGTTGCCAATACTTCTGGAAGTCCTTAGCCAAATGGCTAACAAGCATTTTAACCTGAAGAATTTTGATTTTCAATTGATGCTTCGTAAGTTAAAGTCTGAGTTTTCAACAGTTCCTTATGATAAAAGTTTAGAAGCGTATATCGAAAAACTTCAGCATGATGGCAAGTCTCTCGCAGCTATCTGGGATAAAAACAGGAACGGCAGACTGACCCCAAGACACGTTACCACAAAATCCGCACTCGTGGTTCATTGGTTGTGTCCCAATGATTCAACCCATAAAGGTTGGAGTGCGCCTATTCATTCTGTAGTAAACGGATATGGATGCAAGATCTGTTCTAACCGCCAACGATATACAACCGAAGAATGGGTTATAGAGGCTAAAAAAATTCATGGAGATAAGTATGATTATTCTCAATCAAGATATGTGGATGCTTCTACCTCAATTGACATAATTTGTTCAATACATGGCATTTTTTCGCCCCCAGCAGGACAACATCTTGCAGGAAGAGGATGTCCATATTGTGCAGGACAAGCATTTCATCATGCCGATACTATTACCATAGCTTATCCTGAATTAGCCAAAGACTGGGACATTGAAAATAATATTACTAAATATAACATAACTCCAGATAAGGTTAGTTATCACGATACACGAGAGTTTTACTGGCATTGTAACTATGGCAAACCACATAGCTATAGGGCAACTATCTGGAGTAGGATAAATTTAGGTTCAAAATGTGCAGTTTGTCATGGCAAACAAGTAACCTATGACACGAGTTTAGCATACTTAAATCCCCTGCTGGCTGCTGAGTGGTGTGCCGAAAATGATAAAACTCCTGACGAAGTCACCCCTAAATCGGACTATGAAGCGTTATGGAAATGTCCCAATCCGAACCATCCGCCTTATAGACAAAAGGTGGAAGTCAGGTCAAGAGGAACGGGGTGCATATACTGTTCTCGCTATGGTAAAAAGCATCCAAAAGATTACGAGGATGAATTAAAAGCAATACATCCCAATATTAAATTATTGAGGCCATTTGCCAAAACTTCGATTCGAGTGGAATGCCAATGTAAGATATGTAATCATGTATGGACGCCATTCCCATATCAATTATTGAAAGGGAAAGGATGCCCCATATGTCGAAAATAG
- a CDS encoding AlbA family DNA-binding domain-containing protein — protein MIAKEDILELLKSTESYRVERTISTGNMDKFCEAICAFANDMPGSRKNGYLIIGAKDNGSIAGMKVDDALLKKIAGIRSDGNILPLPAMSVERF, from the coding sequence ATGATAGCTAAAGAGGATATATTGGAATTGCTGAAGTCCACCGAATCTTATCGGGTGGAACGTACTATCAGCACGGGCAACATGGACAAGTTCTGTGAGGCCATTTGTGCTTTTGCAAATGATATGCCCGGCTCCCGCAAGAACGGCTATCTGATTATCGGAGCAAAAGATAATGGCAGTATTGCCGGTATGAAAGTTGATGATGCCCTGCTTAAGAAGATTGCGGGCATCCGTTCTGACGGCAATATTCTCCCGTTGCCTGCCATGTCAGTCGAACGTTTTTAA
- a CDS encoding ATP-binding protein, with protein sequence MATFDATPCLNAKLEDLDLDYIKIRYLPMVFDEGTLADDKRDIKEQLASIHLYDRDNDCPTYAGIILFGINPKYFLLGDYVQFVRFAGKDKGGDILNERQFAGPLYRMLPTLESFVKDAIITQRPVPESLFRERTVWNYPEGAIRELLMNACMHRDYQANMPIRLYQFDDYIELMNAGGLYGEARPENFPSVNDYRNPLVAEAMRVMKYVNKFNRGVTRVQEMLKDNGNPLAEFDVNTITAFRVNVHATMGSDLSKGTSQPLSQSIEEKIVEFCKEPRSLTEIMRYLGYKDRVKFKKKYINPLLGFTLTMTIPEKPNSRNQKYVVRHE encoded by the coding sequence ATGGCAACCTTTGACGCGACACCTTGTTTAAACGCCAAACTGGAAGATTTGGACCTCGATTACATCAAGATCAGATATCTCCCGATGGTGTTTGATGAAGGAACTCTCGCGGACGACAAACGCGACATCAAGGAACAACTCGCGTCAATACACCTCTATGACCGTGACAACGACTGCCCTACATATGCCGGCATAATACTTTTCGGCATCAATCCCAAATACTTTCTTCTCGGCGATTACGTGCAGTTTGTGCGGTTTGCTGGGAAAGACAAAGGTGGAGACATTCTTAATGAACGCCAGTTTGCCGGACCCCTATATCGAATGTTGCCGACACTGGAATCATTTGTAAAGGATGCCATCATCACACAGCGTCCGGTTCCCGAATCGCTATTCCGTGAACGCACTGTCTGGAATTATCCCGAAGGTGCTATCCGAGAATTGCTGATGAATGCCTGTATGCACCGTGATTACCAAGCGAATATGCCTATTCGCCTGTATCAGTTTGATGACTATATCGAATTGATGAATGCCGGTGGACTATATGGCGAAGCCCGTCCTGAGAACTTCCCGTCGGTCAATGACTATCGCAACCCACTCGTGGCAGAAGCCATGAGAGTGATGAAATATGTCAACAAATTCAACCGTGGCGTTACCCGTGTGCAGGAGATGCTTAAAGATAACGGTAATCCGCTCGCAGAATTTGATGTAAATACAATCACTGCCTTCCGTGTCAATGTCCATGCTACAATGGGCTCTGACTTGTCGAAGGGCACAAGTCAACCCCTAAGTCAATCGATTGAGGAAAAGATTGTAGAATTCTGCAAAGAGCCACGTTCATTAACCGAGATAATGCGATATCTTGGATATAAGGACAGAGTGAAGTTTAAGAAGAAATACATTAATCCTTTATTGGGATTCACTTTGACTATGACAATCCCTGAAAAGCCAAATAGCCGAAATCAAAAGTATGTTGTACGGCATGAATAA
- a CDS encoding DDE transposase: MKLRKISEITATLPFTEFDFMQKYRESFAVSELGRIHAQLPLKELAEKIRSHFPKTHPQGNTPMFPPEGEVALMFLKPYTGQSDDGLIEMLNGSIHIQMFCGVLIDPANPIKNGKIVSAIRQRIAGALDIKELQKLLYDKWGGLLKDKNLCLTDATCYESHLRFPTDVKLLWECCEWIQSLIKKTCKALKERLPRNKYRDIDRDRLTYAKHRKHTRAATAKLRRRLLGLLSKQIGQWNRICKIHTVDITLTAEQSKRLSALKEVYRQQSALAQKKEVKHRIVSIDRPYIRPIVRGKENKRVEFGVKVNNIQIDGISFIEHHSFEAFNEGVRLQECIEYQQELTGIKVTRVGADTIYANNDNRRYCTENGMTTCFVRKGPKPKDEDADISTARRIIGTLRSTAMEGSFGNQKQHYSVGRIAARNSRSETLLLFFGIHMANAATLAARQLAIEEKEKQLQKQRA; this comes from the coding sequence GTGAAGTTACGAAAAATATCCGAGATTACGGCCACGTTGCCGTTTACCGAGTTCGATTTCATGCAAAAATATCGCGAGAGTTTTGCCGTAAGCGAGCTCGGGCGCATCCATGCGCAATTGCCATTGAAAGAACTGGCAGAGAAAATCCGTTCGCATTTTCCCAAAACGCATCCTCAGGGCAACACTCCGATGTTCCCGCCGGAGGGAGAGGTGGCGCTGATGTTTCTCAAGCCATATACCGGACAGTCGGATGACGGCCTGATCGAGATGCTCAACGGCAGTATACACATACAGATGTTCTGCGGGGTGCTCATAGATCCGGCCAACCCCATAAAGAACGGCAAGATAGTCAGTGCTATCCGTCAGCGTATAGCCGGAGCTCTTGATATCAAAGAACTACAGAAATTGCTGTATGACAAGTGGGGCGGTTTGTTAAAAGACAAGAACCTGTGCCTGACCGACGCCACCTGTTACGAGAGCCATCTGCGATTCCCGACAGATGTAAAGCTGTTGTGGGAATGCTGCGAGTGGATTCAATCACTTATAAAAAAGACCTGCAAGGCGTTGAAGGAACGGTTGCCACGCAACAAGTATCGTGATATTGACCGCGACAGACTCACCTATGCCAAGCATCGCAAGCACACCAGGGCGGCAACCGCCAAACTCCGCCGTCGATTGCTCGGCCTGCTTTCCAAACAGATAGGTCAATGGAACAGAATCTGCAAGATACACACCGTTGACATCACGCTCACCGCAGAGCAAAGCAAGCGTCTCAGTGCATTAAAAGAGGTGTATCGCCAGCAGAGCGCACTTGCTCAGAAAAAGGAGGTGAAACACCGTATCGTCAGCATAGACCGTCCGTACATCCGTCCTATTGTCAGAGGCAAGGAGAACAAGCGAGTGGAGTTCGGAGTCAAGGTCAACAACATCCAGATTGACGGAATTTCATTCATCGAACACCATTCCTTCGAAGCCTTCAACGAGGGCGTGAGATTACAGGAGTGTATTGAATATCAACAGGAACTGACCGGTATCAAAGTGACCAGGGTAGGGGCAGACACCATCTATGCCAACAACGACAACCGGCGGTATTGCACCGAAAACGGCATGACGACCTGTTTTGTCCGCAAAGGCCCGAAGCCCAAGGATGAAGATGCTGACATAAGCACAGCCCGACGAATAATCGGGACACTGCGCTCTACCGCCATGGAGGGCAGTTTCGGTAATCAGAAACAACACTACAGCGTTGGCCGGATAGCGGCACGCAACTCCCGCAGCGAAACCCTGCTGCTCTTTTTCGGCATCCACATGGCAAACGCCGCAACACTTGCCGCCCGACAACTCGCCATCGAAGAAAAAGAGAAGCAGTTACAAAAACAGCGAGCGTGA
- a CDS encoding amidohydrolase family protein produces the protein MGERRVNELDAAGIDMEVLSYVNVTQWLTGSEALTLSKQANEALAQNVKEFPDRFRGFATLPWNQPDAAADELKRTIEEYGFVGTLLSGRPQTGNVYADDPMYFPIWEILTKYDLPVYVHPHYTSPDACKAYYSGLGDELDAILSTMGYGWHLEAGIQVIRMILAGVFEKFPTLKVISGHWGEMVPFYLPRLDQMFPPALSGLPEKFSTYYKRNVWVTPGGIYDNDDLLYCLNKVGIDHLLFATDFPYVPLAGAKPFLDNAPLSEGQKEKFAYLGILS, from the coding sequence TTGGGAGAACGGCGTGTCAACGAACTCGATGCGGCGGGAATCGATATGGAGGTGCTGTCGTATGTCAACGTAACGCAATGGCTGACAGGCTCCGAAGCCTTAACGCTTTCCAAGCAGGCCAACGAAGCCCTTGCTCAGAACGTGAAAGAGTTTCCTGACAGATTCCGTGGGTTCGCCACATTGCCATGGAATCAACCCGATGCCGCAGCCGACGAATTGAAACGCACAATTGAAGAGTACGGATTTGTAGGGACTTTGCTTTCAGGCAGGCCACAGACAGGAAACGTATATGCCGACGACCCAATGTACTTCCCTATCTGGGAGATACTGACAAAATATGACTTACCCGTATATGTGCATCCCCACTATACATCTCCTGATGCTTGCAAGGCATATTACTCAGGACTCGGTGACGAGCTGGACGCCATATTAAGCACTATGGGATATGGCTGGCATCTGGAGGCCGGCATTCAGGTTATACGTATGATTCTTGCCGGGGTATTCGAGAAGTTTCCGACTCTTAAAGTAATTTCAGGCCACTGGGGCGAGATGGTTCCTTTTTATCTGCCGCGACTTGACCAGATGTTCCCGCCGGCCCTTTCAGGACTTCCTGAAAAATTTTCAACCTATTACAAACGAAACGTTTGGGTGACGCCCGGCGGCATATATGACAATGACGATTTATTATATTGCCTTAATAAAGTGGGGATAGATCATCTGCTATTTGCAACCGACTTTCCCTACGTTCCGCTCGCGGGAGCCAAACCATTTCTCGACAACGCACCGCTATCGGAAGGGCAGAAAGAAAAATTTGCCTACTTAGGGATACTCAGTTAA
- a CDS encoding DUF3795 domain-containing protein, with protein sequence MEKIEANKELIAACGFYCGACRKYLADKCAGCHDNEKATWCKIRSCVRSHDFHTCAECHKDVAKCKIYFNFIGKIFAFLFNSDRAACIRYIEEHGEQAFAEEMTKRKCQTIKRK encoded by the coding sequence ATGGAAAAAATAGAAGCAAACAAAGAACTCATAGCGGCGTGCGGCTTCTACTGTGGAGCGTGCCGCAAGTATTTGGCGGACAAATGTGCCGGTTGCCATGATAATGAGAAAGCAACGTGGTGTAAGATACGGTCATGCGTCAGAAGTCATGATTTCCATACTTGTGCCGAATGTCATAAGGACGTGGCCAAGTGCAAGATATATTTCAATTTCATTGGCAAGATATTCGCATTCCTGTTCAACTCCGACCGCGCGGCTTGCATCCGCTATATCGAAGAACATGGAGAACAGGCTTTCGCCGAGGAAATGACGAAACGTAAATGTCAGACGATAAAAAGAAAATAA
- a CDS encoding 4Fe-4S double cluster binding domain-containing protein, which yields MTPKLDAIAMDFCIEMEKHGIVCVPIPTNESLWNSATNRFRSIVSQKHAAQAAGIGTIGRHSLLITPEYGSMVWLGAVLSEHEFEPDPLLAPICNNCNLCVDVCPINALSESELKQLDCWNHAFGDDEEQKTWKISCHKCRDICPYNLGSKNKL from the coding sequence ATGACACCCAAACTGGATGCTATTGCCATGGATTTCTGTATTGAGATGGAAAAACATGGAATAGTCTGCGTCCCGATACCAACCAATGAGAGTCTTTGGAACTCTGCAACCAATAGATTCCGTTCAATAGTATCTCAGAAACATGCCGCACAGGCAGCAGGAATAGGGACAATAGGCAGACATTCCTTGCTGATTACACCTGAATATGGCAGTATGGTATGGCTGGGAGCTGTGTTATCTGAGCATGAATTTGAACCCGACCCGCTTCTCGCTCCAATATGCAACAACTGCAATTTATGTGTCGATGTCTGTCCGATCAACGCTCTGTCTGAATCAGAACTAAAGCAACTTGATTGCTGGAACCATGCATTTGGCGATGACGAGGAACAAAAAACATGGAAAATATCTTGCCATAAATGTAGAGACATCTGTCCTTATAACCTCGGGAGCAAAAACAAACTCTAA
- a CDS encoding tautomerase family protein: protein MPYISIESGRLTAEQKKELIERLTETASEILCRAKRFAYSNIQEQFFTVTIEELSDENFGIGGKSIDEIKRNCNP, encoded by the coding sequence ATGCCATACATATCAATCGAAAGCGGACGGTTGACTGCTGAACAGAAGAAAGAGCTGATTGAACGGCTGACAGAAACAGCCTCCGAGATTCTTTGCAGAGCAAAGCGCTTCGCGTATTCCAATATCCAGGAGCAGTTCTTTACGGTTACAATTGAGGAGTTGTCAGATGAAAACTTCGGTATCGGCGGCAAGTCAATCGACGAGATTAAACGCAATTGCAACCCATGA
- a CDS encoding CatB-related O-acetyltransferase: protein MDKMIYPRSSDNQTVYLKSVVTRPTIEVGDFTIYNDFVNDPRDFEKNNVLYHYPINNDRLIIGKFCSIACGAKFIFNCANHTLKSLSTYTFPLFFEEWDLPKSDVATAWDNKGDIVIGNDVWIGYDAVIMAGVTIGDGAIIGTRAVVTKDVEPYSIVGGIPAKEIRKRFAPEVIKKLMEIQWWNWPIEKIRSSIPDIQSGNIDAL, encoded by the coding sequence ATGGATAAGATGATATATCCGCGTTCCAGTGATAATCAGACGGTGTATCTGAAATCGGTTGTCACGCGCCCTACAATTGAGGTCGGCGACTTCACTATCTACAATGATTTTGTGAATGACCCGCGGGATTTCGAGAAAAACAATGTGCTCTACCATTATCCGATAAATAATGACAGACTTATTATCGGTAAGTTCTGCTCGATAGCCTGCGGAGCGAAGTTTATTTTCAACTGCGCCAATCATACGCTTAAATCGTTGTCTACCTATACATTCCCTTTGTTCTTTGAGGAGTGGGATTTGCCGAAATCGGATGTTGCCACAGCTTGGGACAACAAAGGCGATATTGTGATTGGCAATGATGTATGGATTGGTTACGATGCGGTAATCATGGCGGGAGTAACTATCGGCGACGGTGCAATTATCGGGACAAGAGCTGTCGTTACCAAAGATGTTGAGCCATATTCAATAGTGGGCGGTATACCGGCAAAAGAAATTCGTAAACGATTTGCTCCGGAAGTTATAAAGAAACTTATGGAGATACAATGGTGGAACTGGCCCATTGAGAAAATCCGAAGCTCTATTCCGGATATACAATCCGGGAATATAGATGCTTTATAA
- a CDS encoding DJ-1/PfpI family protein yields MSNEILYILLPDYAAHEAVYLSQAIASDEFAMKEHPKYVNKVVAPTLDPVKSIGGFRTLPDYSFDTMPDDYAALVLIGGFGWATPIADQVKCIVKKAVEKGSVIGAICNAASWMARHGFLNAVKHTGNGLEQLKIWGGKNYTNPEGYIHAQAVSDNNIVTANGSATLEFAKELLTLLENDIPERIEMYYQFNKQGFCTLFPRN; encoded by the coding sequence ATGAGCAACGAAATTCTTTATATCCTCTTGCCTGATTATGCCGCGCATGAGGCCGTTTATCTCTCGCAAGCTATCGCTTCCGATGAATTTGCGATGAAAGAGCATCCCAAGTATGTCAACAAGGTAGTGGCGCCGACGCTGGACCCTGTAAAATCCATAGGCGGTTTCCGCACATTGCCCGACTATTCGTTTGACACGATGCCCGACGATTATGCAGCATTGGTGCTTATCGGTGGTTTCGGATGGGCTACACCGATAGCCGATCAAGTCAAGTGTATTGTCAAGAAAGCCGTTGAAAAAGGCAGCGTGATTGGCGCGATATGTAACGCTGCTTCGTGGATGGCAAGACACGGTTTCCTCAATGCCGTGAAGCATACTGGCAACGGATTGGAGCAATTGAAAATCTGGGGTGGTAAAAATTACACTAATCCCGAAGGCTATATCCACGCACAAGCCGTAAGCGACAATAATATCGTGACGGCAAACGGCTCGGCCACGCTTGAATTTGCAAAGGAGTTGCTCACATTGCTTGAGAATGATATTCCCGAGCGAATCGAAATGTACTATCAGTTCAACAAGCAGGGATTCTGCACATTATTCCCCCGTAATTAA
- a CDS encoding transcriptional regulator, with the protein MMGDYVIYLNDKCVITACDNMAFVKKLPCIADLMADAECGCPYGGAKEAYILDFQDRQKVLRVIEMLWEDLPFPKSRRK; encoded by the coding sequence ATGATGGGAGATTATGTTATTTATCTGAATGACAAATGTGTGATAACCGCATGCGACAATATGGCCTTTGTCAAAAAACTGCCATGCATTGCAGATTTAATGGCTGATGCGGAATGCGGTTGCCCTTATGGAGGAGCAAAAGAAGCATATATCCTTGATTTCCAAGACAGACAAAAGGTTTTGAGAGTGATAGAGATGTTATGGGAAGATTTACCTTTCCCGAAATCCAGGAGGAAATAG